The following are encoded in a window of Megalops cyprinoides isolate fMegCyp1 chromosome 16, fMegCyp1.pri, whole genome shotgun sequence genomic DNA:
- the polr2g gene encoding DNA-directed RNA polymerase II subunit RPB7 codes for MFYHISLEHEILLHPRYFGPNLLNTVKQKLFTEVEGTCTGKYGFVIAVTTIDNIGAGVIQPGRGFVLYPVKYKAIVFRPFKGEVVDAVVTQVNKVGLFTEIGPMSCFISRHSIPSEMEFDPNSNPPCYKTVDEDIVIQQDDEIRLKIVGTRVDKNDIFAIGSLMDDYLGLVS; via the exons ATGTTTTATCAT ATTTCTCTAGAACATGAAATCCTTCTCCATCCTCGCTACTTTGGCCCAAATCTCCTGAACACTGTCAAACAGAAGCTTTTCACGGAGGTGGAGGGCACATGTACAggaaa GTATGGTTTTGTCATTGCTGTGACTACCATTGACAATATAGGGGCAGGAGTCATCCAGCCTGGCAGAGGGTTTGTCCTGTACCCAGTGAAGTATAAGGCTATTGTCTTCCGCCCATTCAAAGGAGAAGTGGTGGATGCGGTGGTCACTCAAGTCAATAAG GTTGGACTGTTCACAGAAATCGGCCCCATGTCCTGTTTCATTTCCCGTCAT TCAATTCCTTCAGAGATGGAGTTTGACCCAAACTCTAATCCCCCTTGCTATAAGACAGTCGATGAG GACATCGTAATACAACAGGATGATGAAATTCGTTTGAAGATCGTGGGAACCAGGGTGGACAAGAATGATATA TTTGCTATTGGGTCCCTAATGGATGATTACCTGG GTCTGGTCAGCTGA